The following nucleotide sequence is from Zea mays cultivar B73 chromosome 1, Zm-B73-REFERENCE-NAM-5.0, whole genome shotgun sequence.
cgcactttgatttattgtaagaaccatatggacgtctcagacgtatgatgtaatcgactatttcccttattaatactattttgagcactgtgtgatgatgtccatattatgtaactgctgtgtacgtgaataactgatcctggcacgtacatggttcgcattcggtttgccttctaaaaccgggtgtgacagatcatGATATCGTTGTCAACAGGCTTGTACATCCTATTTGCTTTCCTGATCTGAACATAGGAGATGTTGTAGACATTGCCCTCCTTTATCATGGGCTTGAAAACGACAGCGAGTGGAGGGTATATTTGAGCATGAGCACTGCCACCCTACAC
It contains:
- the LOC118473181 gene encoding uncharacterized protein, producing the protein MVLIDEEGGSAHAQIYPPLAVVFKPMIKEGNVYNISYVQIRKANRMYKPVDNDIMICHTRYILCLSVPSCCLQQSECHFGVRRQMVTAVYL